Within Nitrospirota bacterium, the genomic segment AGGGTGAGCACCGCAAGCACGGGGGGGATGAGGAAGACCGCCGGGACCTTGTCCTCGATGTAGGGGGCGAGCCACAGGCCCCCCAGGAAACCGAGCACCACGCTCGGAAGCGCGGCCATAATCTCCACCACGGGCTTGACGTAGCTCCTCACCACCGGGTGCATGAACTGCGAGGCGCTGAGCGCCCCCATGATGGCCATCGGGATGGCGAAGACCAGGGCGTAGAGGGTCCCCTTGAACGTGCCGAACACGATGGGGGTGAGGCTCAACTTGGGCTCGAAGTCGTCCCCGTACCCGGTGGACTGCCAGACGTATGCGGGCTTGTTGTACCCCTCGTACCAGACCTTCCCGAAAAGCGTCTTGAGGGTGACCTCGGGGTACTTGTTCTGGATGTCCCAGTCGTAGAGTTTTCCCCGGTTATCCAGGGCCACGGCCCCGTCGCCCTTGGGCGCGAAGGCCATCAGGCGTATGGGGGCCTCGCCCCGGAGGGTGAGGAGCTTCCGCTCGGTGGTGGCGTGCTGAAGATATATCGTCCCCCTCTGGTCGGCGCTCAGGAAGCTCCGGTTCCGGACGCTTGCGGCGAACCGGCGCACGGGCGCCCCGTGGCGGGCCATCCGGTGGGCGCGCACCAGGCCCCTGCCGGTGGGCGAGTCCGGCTGCTCCACCTGAAACCAGACCGAGACGTTGCCCTCCTCGTCCCCCACGAGCAGGGAGCGCTCCCCCACCAGAAACCCCAGGGAGGAAACGGCCGCCCCGCCCTCTCCGGCGTCATGGACGGCAACAAGCACGGGCTCCTGCCCGGGGGAAAGGCTCCAATGAAAGAGCTTTCCGTCCGCGGTGCCCGCATAGAGGTTCTCCAGATACGTATCCAGGGCCACCGAGACCGGAACGCTCCCGCCGAGGTCCCCGGTGAGGTCGAACCTTCTCCGGCTCACCTCGCCCTCGCCGAAAAGGGTCTGCTCCACCTCCTCGGAGACCAGGAGAAGCTCTCCGGTCTCCGTGAGGGCGGCCACCGCCCGGGACCCTCCGTCGGGGAGGGCCTTGTAGGTGGCCGCCTTGAGGGGAAGGTTCGTGACGCTCATCAAATCGCCCTCCCTCACGTGGGGGATGAGGGTGCGCTCGAGCTCCTCGCCGAAGCGGACGTCGAACTCCACCCATACGGGCAGGACGTGGCCGTCCGCCGTTGCCAGGGTGTAGAAGGAACTGTCCGGGGAGCCCCTGGCCGCGGTCACCCGCCTGCCCTGGAGGGCCTCGAGGGTCACCTCCTTGAGCGCCTGTCCCGTGTCGATGGAGAAAAACCGGACCACCCCGTCCCGGGTGATAACATAGGCCACCTCCCGCAGCTCCTCCACCCCCAGGGCCACCGGGGCGGCCTCCGGGGCGGGCCCGCCCGGGGCGGCGGAGGCCAGGAGGCCTTCGCCCGAGAGGGGATAGGAGGCCCTCAGCGAAGACCGGGCTCCCCGGGCGAGGGGAAAGGTTTCGGCGGAGATGAAATACAGGATGGCCAGGATGCTGGCGATGATGACAACACCGCCCACGGTGATGACCACCCGGGCAGTGCCGTCAAACAACCTCCGCCGGCGGAGGGCCGACCGGGTGAAGCCCCTGTTCAGGCGCCCGTTCTTTCCCTCCGGCGACAGAAGCTCCATAAGACCCTAGAGGACCTTCTTCCGCATCTTCTTGACGACGCTTGCCGGAAGGGGCTGATACCCGGACTTGACGACAAGCTGCTGGCCCTCCCGGGAAAGGATGAACGAGACAAACTCCCGCACCAGAGGGTCCAGGGGCCGGTTGGGCGGACGGTTGATGTAGACGTAGAGGAACCTCCCCAGGGGGTACCGCCCGCTCAGAAGGTTCTCGGCCGAGGGCTCCATGAAGCTGGTGCTCCCCTTCTTGGCCAGGGGGACCGTCCGCACGCCGGAGGTAATGTAGCCGATGCCGCTGTAGCCGATGCCGTAGCGGTCCTCGGTCACGCCCTGCACGACGCTGGCCGAGCCGGGCTGCTCCTTCACCTCGTCCCTGTAGTCGCCCTTGCACAGGGCGTGCTCCTTGAAGAAGGCGTACGTGCCAGACGCGGAGTTCCTCCCGTAGAGGCTTATAGGGTGGTTCTTCCAGTCCCCGGTGAGGCCGAGGTCTCCCCAGGTCTCGACCCTCTTGCGGGCCCCGCACTTGCGGGTCTTGGAGAAGATGGCGTCCAGCTGCTCGATGGTGAGGCCCTTGACGGGGTTGTCCTTGTTGACGTAGACGGCCAGGGCGTCCAGGGACGTGGCCACCTGGGTGGGCTTGTAGCCGAATTTTTTCTGGAAGGCGTCCACCTCGGAGCTCTTCATCTGCCGGGACATGGGCCCGATCTGGGCCGTCGCCTCGATAAGGGCGGGCGGTGCGGTGCTGGAGCCCTTCCCCTCTATCTGGCACCGCACGCTGGGGTAGAACCTGGCAAACCCCTCGCACCAGAGGGCCATCAGGTTGTTCATGGTGTCGGAGCCCACGGCGTTGAGGCTCCCGGAGACCCCGCTTACCTTCTGGTAGGCGGGTATCGCGGTGTCCACATTCCCGGCATAAGCACCGGCCGAAAAGACGGCCAGCACCAAAGCCACGGCCAAAAACATGTGCTTCTTCATTCAGAAAACCTCCTGCTTCGAATTTTAAGCCTCGATTGTTACAGAAACGTTACAAACCCGTGATGATTCCGTTACGAGGGGCAACCCCCAACCGCTGCTCGTGCTTCCCATTATAAGCTTCCGGTGTTACAGGACTGTGACAGCCTCATGAAGGTTCCGTGAACCCTCCACAGCCGTCGAAGCCCGGCCCTGCCCCTCGGCGTTCCTGCAAACAGGGCACTTGGCCGGGCTTTGCAGGCAGACCATGCGCTCGTAGGACGGCACGACGGGGAGGCCCCGCCCGCAGCCGTCCCTCTTTCCCTCGAAGTAAGGACACGTCGGGCTTTCTCTTTCGATGTTCATGAAGACAGAGTACCGGACGGATGTGACGGGATTATGACGGGGTGGTGAAAATTCGGTGAAAGCTACGCCGTGGCGTCTTCGGCCCTGAGAAGGACGGTCACGGTGGTGCCGTGGCCCACCTGGCTTCGGAAGGCCATCTCCCAGCCGTGGGCCTTCACCAGGTGCTTGACGATGGCCAGCCCCAGGCCCGTGCCCCCGAGCTTCCGGGAGCGGGAGGGGTCCACGCGGTAGAAGCGCTCCCCCAGGCGGCGTATGTGCTGGGGGGCGACGCCGATGCCGGTGTCCTCTACGGCGATAAAGGGGCGTCCGTCCCCGGCCAGGCCGGCCCTGACGGTGACCCCTCCCCGGTCGGTGAACTTTATGGCGTTGTCCACCAGGTTCGTCAGTATCTGGATGAGCCGGTCCCGGTCGGCCCGCACCTGCCGGGCCCCCTCCGCGACGGACTGCGCGAGCGAAAGCCCCTTGTCCTTTGCCCGCCCGGCCAGGTTCTCCAGGACGTGCTCCAGAACGTCGCCGAGGTCCACGGGGCGCTTCTGCACCTTGATGACGCCCAGCTCTATCTTCGATATGGTCATGAGGTCGTCCACCAGGGTGTTGATGCGTTCGCTGTTGGAGGAGATGATGCCCAGGAACTTCCGGGCGTTCTCCTCGTCCTCCAGGGCCCCCATGAGGAGGGTGTCGGCAAAGCCCTTGATGGAGGCGATGGGGGTCTTCAGCTCGTGCGAGAGGTTTGCGACGAAGTCCTTCCTGACCTGCTCGAGCTTCTTTATCTGGGTGATGTCGTGGAAGATGGCCACCAGGCCCGGGGGCTCCTCCTCATCGTAGAGCAGGGGGGAGACCTTGACGGTCACGTACTTTTCCTCCGGGTAATCCAGCGTGAACTCCAGGTCCTCGGTGGCCCTGCTCCGGCGCACGCGGTCCAGCATGGCGAAGAACTCGGGGCTCCGCACGACCTCCGCAAGGGGCCTTTGCGCCACGGGAGAGACGCCGAAGAAGTTCCGGGAGGCCGCCGAGGACATGACGATGTCGTCCTCGGGGCTCACGATGAGGAGGGCGTCGGGGATGCTCCGGAGGATGACGTTCAGCCGCTCGTACTCCTCCTTGCCCTGGGCAATGGTCTCCCGGAGGCGTCCGGCCATGGTGTTGAGGTTCTCGGCTATCTCGCCGAAGTCGCCGCCCTCTTTCAGCGTGAGCCGCCGCTCCAGGTTCCCCCGGGCGAGGGCCCGGGTAAACCGGGTTACGTCCCTCACCAGGCGCTGCAGCCGCCCGGTCTGCACGATGGAGACCCCCCCGGTCACGAGGAACACCAGGGCGAAGGCGATGAGGAGTTTCATCCTGAGCCTGTTGACCGACGCGTTTACCTCCCGAAGCGGCACGGAGAGGCGGATGAAGCCGAGGGTCCGGCCGGCTTCTTCCACGCGGAGGGCCGAGAAAAGGGCCTCTTGCCCGTCCACAGAGGTGCGCACCGCATACCCCGAGCCCGCAAACAGGGCCTCCTTCAGCTCGGGGTCCGTAAGCACCTTCCGCCCGCGGACCCCCCGGTCCGAATCGGCCAGGATGGTGCCGTCCGGGGCGATGATGCTCAGCCGGGCGCCGGTCTTCTCATGCACCATCCGGACCAGCCGCTCCCGGTCGGCCTCCGGCCCGAAGGGCTCCAGGCTCGCCGCCAGGGAGGCGTGCATCCGGAGGGTCTGGGCCAGCTCCTCTATGCGGGTTTCCCTGACCACATGCGTGACGTAGACCAGGGCGACCAGGAGGCCCAGGACGAGGACCAGCGCATAGACGTTGAAAATCCTGCTGAAGACCCCCTTCCTCACGGGCCCGCCTCGAAG encodes:
- a CDS encoding ABC transporter permease subunit, with product MELLSPEGKNGRLNRGFTRSALRRRRLFDGTARVVITVGGVVIIASILAILYFISAETFPLARGARSSLRASYPLSGEGLLASAAPGGPAPEAAPVALGVEELREVAYVITRDGVVRFFSIDTGQALKEVTLEALQGRRVTAARGSPDSSFYTLATADGHVLPVWVEFDVRFGEELERTLIPHVREGDLMSVTNLPLKAATYKALPDGGSRAVAALTETGELLLVSEEVEQTLFGEGEVSRRRFDLTGDLGGSVPVSVALDTYLENLYAGTADGKLFHWSLSPGQEPVLVAVHDAGEGGAAVSSLGFLVGERSLLVGDEEGNVSVWFQVEQPDSPTGRGLVRAHRMARHGAPVRRFAASVRNRSFLSADQRGTIYLQHATTERKLLTLRGEAPIRLMAFAPKGDGAVALDNRGKLYDWDIQNKYPEVTLKTLFGKVWYEGYNKPAYVWQSTGYGDDFEPKLSLTPIVFGTFKGTLYALVFAIPMAIMGALSASQFMHPVVRSYVKPVVEIMAALPSVVLGFLGGLWLAPYIEDKVPAVFLIPPVLAVLTLVSLFLWNRLPQGVRKWFREGTEVLLLVPVYALGVYICLKLNGPVESFFLGGDFRAWLYNSLGLGFDQRNSLVVGFVMGFAIIPIIFTISEDALSNVPRHLISGSLALGATRWQTAVRVVLPTASAGIFSAMMIGLGRGVGETMIVLMATGNTPIMDWNIFNGFRALSANIAVEIPEAPHGATLYRVLFLAALLLFALTFIVNTVAEVVRTRLREKYGKL
- a CDS encoding phosphate ABC transporter substrate-binding protein; translated protein: MFLAVALVLAVFSAGAYAGNVDTAIPAYQKVSGVSGSLNAVGSDTMNNLMALWCEGFARFYPSVRCQIEGKGSSTAPPALIEATAQIGPMSRQMKSSEVDAFQKKFGYKPTQVATSLDALAVYVNKDNPVKGLTIEQLDAIFSKTRKCGARKRVETWGDLGLTGDWKNHPISLYGRNSASGTYAFFKEHALCKGDYRDEVKEQPGSASVVQGVTEDRYGIGYSGIGYITSGVRTVPLAKKGSTSFMEPSAENLLSGRYPLGRFLYVYINRPPNRPLDPLVREFVSFILSREGQQLVVKSGYQPLPASVVKKMRKKVL
- a CDS encoding ATP-binding protein, with protein sequence MRKGVFSRIFNVYALVLVLGLLVALVYVTHVVRETRIEELAQTLRMHASLAASLEPFGPEADRERLVRMVHEKTGARLSIIAPDGTILADSDRGVRGRKVLTDPELKEALFAGSGYAVRTSVDGQEALFSALRVEEAGRTLGFIRLSVPLREVNASVNRLRMKLLIAFALVFLVTGGVSIVQTGRLQRLVRDVTRFTRALARGNLERRLTLKEGGDFGEIAENLNTMAGRLRETIAQGKEEYERLNVILRSIPDALLIVSPEDDIVMSSAASRNFFGVSPVAQRPLAEVVRSPEFFAMLDRVRRSRATEDLEFTLDYPEEKYVTVKVSPLLYDEEEPPGLVAIFHDITQIKKLEQVRKDFVANLSHELKTPIASIKGFADTLLMGALEDEENARKFLGIISSNSERINTLVDDLMTISKIELGVIKVQKRPVDLGDVLEHVLENLAGRAKDKGLSLAQSVAEGARQVRADRDRLIQILTNLVDNAIKFTDRGGVTVRAGLAGDGRPFIAVEDTGIGVAPQHIRRLGERFYRVDPSRSRKLGGTGLGLAIVKHLVKAHGWEMAFRSQVGHGTTVTVLLRAEDATA